One window of Pseudomonas urmiensis genomic DNA carries:
- the maiA gene encoding maleylacetoacetate isomerase, whose translation MELFTYFRSTSSYRVRIALALKGLDYQALPVNLLEGEHRADDYRAVNPQGRVPALRTDSGEVLVQSPAIIEYLEEVYPQPALLPAAPEARAKVRGVAALIGCDIHPLHNVSVLNQLRQLGHDEGQVNQWIGHWIGQGLAAVEQLIGDNGFCFGETPGLADLYLIPQLYAAERFNVELTAYPRIRRVAALAQQHPAFVQAHPAQQPDTPAQ comes from the coding sequence ATGGAGCTGTTCACTTATTTCCGTTCCACCTCCTCCTACCGGGTGCGCATTGCCCTGGCGCTAAAGGGTCTGGATTACCAGGCCCTGCCGGTCAACCTACTCGAGGGCGAGCACCGCGCGGATGATTATCGGGCGGTGAACCCTCAAGGGCGAGTGCCGGCGCTACGGACTGACAGTGGTGAGGTGCTGGTGCAGTCCCCGGCGATTATCGAGTACCTGGAAGAGGTCTATCCGCAGCCGGCGCTGTTGCCCGCTGCGCCTGAGGCGCGGGCCAAGGTGCGCGGGGTGGCGGCGTTGATTGGCTGCGATATTCACCCGCTGCACAACGTCAGTGTGCTCAACCAGCTGCGCCAGTTGGGCCATGACGAAGGGCAGGTCAATCAGTGGATTGGCCACTGGATTGGCCAGGGTTTGGCGGCTGTGGAGCAGTTGATCGGTGATAACGGCTTCTGCTTCGGCGAGACGCCGGGGTTGGCCGATCTCTATCTGATCCCCCAGCTGTACGCGGCCGAACGGTTCAATGTCGAGCTCACTGCGTACCCACGAATCCGCCGGGTAGCGGCGCTGGCCCAGCAGCATCCGGCCTTCGTCCAGGCGCATCCCGCCCAGCAGCCAGACACCCCGGCTCAGTGA
- a CDS encoding site-specific integrase: MSIEMDEFGDYRDDLGTLYVKSGKRQPVFVKVEESVIQGRWRRVNCKLDLTGLELPKCIVTAAYQFAISRLETCVPTVLIGMDKLMRNLAANWKSGWLDFSSLSLPQLIMLLAEYRKDLKTHFRKFYMYCAIHGFCGADESFAIELEALTFSSAKPMLAVLQWHETKGAMTAAEQEVVRTEMINKKMGETITETTSRLYTWILFETLKRPSQVGDIESDALWRPSSSNDSQYFLRIPKAKYQAGQSDEMWPITRGLAHAIVEYSAHDFVRMAQKETGYLLVSSVFGFRSRLGVNLNKWFKARKIISPRTLKPLVITPYRIRHTGATQMAMLGASAHEIQYILEHRTPYAVQVYIDSLASELCPLIDQVGRRLGGLFSSLNDFFFQGAISSEGKGAPILIPSSEQPAVVGGCSKKTTCNKHPFFQCYNGCRYFLAWREADHTRSLSYLEGELERWRVSEGRNERSKVIKDLEQVYRSVLDVVERIKKGG; encoded by the coding sequence ATGAGCATCGAAATGGACGAGTTTGGGGACTACAGGGATGACCTCGGAACTCTTTATGTTAAATCTGGGAAAAGGCAGCCTGTATTTGTAAAAGTGGAAGAATCTGTAATTCAAGGTCGATGGCGCCGTGTGAACTGCAAACTGGATCTAACTGGTCTCGAACTGCCTAAATGTATCGTGACAGCCGCTTATCAATTCGCGATAAGTCGGCTGGAAACTTGTGTGCCGACCGTTTTAATCGGTATGGACAAGCTAATGCGAAATTTGGCAGCGAATTGGAAGTCTGGCTGGCTAGATTTCTCTTCGCTTAGTTTACCTCAATTAATCATGTTGTTAGCTGAATATAGAAAGGATTTAAAGACTCACTTTAGAAAATTTTACATGTATTGCGCGATACATGGTTTTTGTGGGGCTGATGAGTCTTTTGCCATTGAATTAGAAGCTCTTACTTTCTCAAGCGCTAAACCTATGCTGGCGGTACTTCAATGGCACGAAACCAAAGGAGCAATGACTGCAGCTGAGCAGGAAGTCGTGCGAACAGAAATGATTAATAAGAAAATGGGCGAAACGATAACAGAGACGACGTCGAGATTATATACATGGATACTATTCGAAACTTTAAAGCGGCCATCACAAGTCGGTGATATTGAGTCTGACGCGTTATGGAGGCCCAGCTCTAGTAACGACTCGCAATATTTCTTAAGGATACCGAAAGCGAAGTATCAGGCAGGTCAGAGCGATGAAATGTGGCCGATTACAAGGGGGTTGGCACATGCAATTGTCGAGTACTCAGCGCACGACTTCGTGCGTATGGCTCAGAAGGAAACAGGATACTTGTTGGTGTCCTCAGTATTTGGGTTTCGAAGTAGGCTTGGAGTTAATTTAAATAAATGGTTCAAGGCTAGGAAAATCATCAGTCCACGAACTTTAAAGCCGCTCGTAATAACCCCCTATAGGATTAGGCATACTGGTGCTACGCAGATGGCTATGTTAGGTGCTTCTGCTCACGAAATTCAATATATACTCGAACATCGTACGCCTTATGCAGTTCAGGTTTACATTGACAGCTTAGCCTCAGAGTTATGTCCTTTAATTGATCAAGTAGGAAGAAGGCTGGGAGGGTTATTCTCAAGTCTCAATGACTTCTTTTTTCAAGGTGCTATTAGCTCCGAAGGAAAAGGTGCTCCGATTCTAATTCCGTCTTCGGAGCAGCCCGCAGTAGTTGGTGGGTGTTCGAAGAAAACTACTTGCAATAAGCACCCTTTTTTTCAGTGTTACAACGGGTGTCGTTATTTCTTGGCTTGGAGGGAGGCAGATCATACGCGATCATTATCTTATCTCGAAGGCGAGCTAGAGCGATGGAGAGTTTCGGAAGGGCGAAATGAGAGAAGTAAAGTGATCAAAGATCTTGAGCAGGTGTATCGCTCAGTTTTGGATGTCGTGGAAAGGATTAAAAAGGGGGGCTGA
- a CDS encoding YebG family protein gives MDKAEADRHDKMLELAERLAEVLQKAVPSLTEQQVEEAGIYMAKNRDVFARAFKSQPDALAELLEGGGEE, from the coding sequence ATGGATAAAGCCGAAGCCGATCGTCACGACAAGATGCTCGAACTCGCCGAGCGCCTGGCTGAGGTGCTGCAAAAGGCGGTGCCTTCGTTGACTGAACAGCAGGTCGAGGAAGCCGGTATCTACATGGCCAAGAACCGCGATGTGTTTGCCCGGGCGTTCAAGAGCCAGCCGGATGCGTTGGCGGAGTTGCTTGAGGGTGGTGGCGAGGAATAA
- the fahA gene encoding fumarylacetoacetase, protein MNQTAIARSWVEHANGHRDFPLQNLPLGIFSRPGEALRCGVAIGDAILDLDAVLAAGLFEGQAKEAAQATQGGALNAYFALGRSARVALRERLLALLGEHSEHQAALTSALYPASECQLHLPAKVGDYTDFYVGIEHAKNVGKLFRPDNPLLPNYKYVPIGYHGRASTLRPSGTEVRRPKGQTLPAGQTEPVFGPCARLDYELELGIWIGQGNPMGESIAIGDAAEHVAGYCLLNDWSARDIQAWEYQPLGPFLSKSFITSLSPWVITAEALEPFRCAQPARPEGDPQPLSYLLDKRDQANGAFDIELEVLLITERMREQGLPAHRLTLSNTRSMYWTVAQMVAHHSVNGCQLQPGDLFGSGTLSGAQPGSFGSLLEITEGGKQPIELASGEVRKFLEDGDEIILRARCSKDGVASIGFGECRGKVVAAN, encoded by the coding sequence ATGAACCAGACCGCCATCGCCCGTAGCTGGGTCGAGCACGCCAACGGCCATCGCGATTTCCCTCTGCAAAACCTGCCGCTGGGCATCTTCAGCCGCCCGGGTGAAGCCTTGCGCTGCGGCGTGGCCATTGGTGATGCGATCCTCGACCTGGACGCGGTGCTCGCTGCCGGACTGTTCGAGGGTCAGGCCAAAGAAGCTGCACAGGCGACCCAAGGTGGTGCGCTGAACGCCTATTTCGCCCTCGGCCGCAGCGCTCGGGTGGCCTTGCGTGAGCGTCTGCTGGCGCTGCTCGGCGAGCACAGCGAGCACCAGGCTGCGCTCACGTCGGCGCTGTATCCAGCCAGCGAGTGCCAGCTGCACCTGCCGGCCAAGGTTGGCGACTACACCGATTTCTACGTCGGTATCGAGCACGCCAAGAACGTTGGCAAGCTGTTTCGCCCCGACAACCCGCTGCTGCCTAACTACAAGTACGTCCCGATCGGTTATCACGGCCGCGCCTCGACCCTGCGCCCCTCCGGCACCGAGGTGCGCCGGCCCAAGGGCCAGACCCTGCCAGCCGGCCAGACTGAGCCCGTTTTCGGCCCTTGTGCACGCCTGGACTACGAGCTGGAACTGGGCATCTGGATCGGCCAGGGCAACCCTATGGGCGAGTCGATCGCCATCGGCGATGCCGCCGAGCACGTGGCGGGCTACTGCCTGCTCAACGACTGGTCGGCGCGCGATATCCAGGCCTGGGAATACCAGCCGCTGGGGCCATTCCTGTCCAAGAGCTTCATCACCAGCCTGTCGCCTTGGGTGATTACTGCCGAAGCCCTGGAGCCGTTCCGCTGCGCCCAGCCGGCACGCCCTGAAGGCGATCCGCAGCCGCTGTCGTACCTGCTGGATAAACGCGACCAGGCCAATGGCGCCTTCGACATCGAACTGGAAGTGCTGCTGATCACCGAGCGCATGCGCGAGCAAGGCTTGCCGGCGCATCGCTTGACCCTGAGCAACACCCGCAGCATGTACTGGACCGTGGCGCAGATGGTCGCGCACCACAGCGTCAACGGCTGCCAGTTGCAGCCGGGTGACCTGTTCGGCTCGGGCACCCTGTCCGGTGCCCAACCAGGCTCGTTCGGCAGCCTGCTGGAGATCACCGAAGGCGGCAAGCAGCCAATCGAATTGGCCAGCGGCGAGGTGCGCAAGTTCCTTGAAGATGGTGACGAGATCATCCTGCGTGCGCGCTGCAGCAAGGATGGCGTGGCCAGCATCGGCTTCGGCGAATGCCGCGGCAAGGTCGTCGCGGCTAACTAA
- a CDS encoding Leu/Phe/Val dehydrogenase translates to MFALMQSTRTQSLHLFIDPPTGLKAVVVIHSEQLGPALGGCRYLPYADDESAMTDAIRLAQGMSYKAALAGLPVGGGKAVIVRNPHVENRAALFEAFGRFVDSLQGRFITAVDSGTSTLDMDCIAQTTPHVTSTTASGDPSPHAAMGVFAGIRATSMARLGSDNLEGLRVAVQGLGNVGYALAEQLHAAGAELLVSDLDPGKVRLAVEQFNAHPVINDALISTPCDIFAPCGVGPVLNGQSVMQLRCAAVAGAANNQLTTLQVADQLEKRGILYAPDYVINAGGLIYVALRHRGEDLGTITAHLARIPTRLTEVFAHAQAEKRSPARVAQMLAERLLYG, encoded by the coding sequence ATGTTCGCGCTCATGCAAAGCACCCGCACTCAGTCTCTGCACCTGTTCATTGACCCACCTACCGGCCTCAAGGCGGTGGTGGTCATCCACAGCGAGCAGCTGGGCCCGGCTTTGGGCGGCTGCCGCTACTTGCCGTACGCCGATGACGAAAGCGCCATGACCGACGCTATTCGCCTGGCCCAAGGCATGAGCTACAAAGCGGCGTTGGCGGGGCTACCGGTGGGCGGCGGTAAAGCAGTCATCGTGCGTAACCCGCATGTGGAAAACCGCGCGGCGCTGTTCGAGGCATTCGGGCGATTTGTCGACAGCTTGCAGGGGCGTTTCATTACCGCCGTCGACAGTGGCACCTCGACCCTGGACATGGACTGCATTGCCCAAACCACCCCGCATGTCACCAGCACCACTGCCTCGGGCGATCCCTCACCGCATGCAGCCATGGGCGTATTTGCCGGGATTCGCGCGACTTCGATGGCGCGTCTGGGTAGCGACAATCTCGAAGGTTTGCGGGTTGCGGTACAAGGGTTGGGCAATGTCGGTTATGCATTGGCTGAGCAGCTGCATGCGGCGGGTGCGGAATTACTGGTCAGTGACTTGGACCCTGGCAAAGTGCGCCTGGCGGTGGAGCAGTTCAATGCCCATCCGGTGATCAATGACGCCTTGATCAGCACGCCCTGCGATATTTTCGCGCCTTGTGGTGTTGGCCCGGTACTCAATGGCCAAAGCGTGATGCAGCTGCGTTGCGCAGCGGTGGCGGGTGCGGCGAACAACCAGCTGACCACCTTGCAAGTGGCCGATCAGTTGGAAAAACGCGGAATTCTGTATGCGCCTGATTATGTGATCAATGCCGGTGGCTTGATCTATGTGGCGCTGAGACATCGTGGCGAAGACCTGGGCACCATCACTGCGCATCTGGCACGCATTCCTACGCGGCTGACGGAAGTGTTCGCGCATGCTCAGGCGGAGAAACGCTCACCGGCGCGGGTGGCGCAGATGTTGGCCGAGCGGTTGCTTTACGGATGA
- a CDS encoding SirB1 family protein: protein MKPRQACLACLEREPVALLEASLWIAAEHDRSVEPADSLARLNDLQREINASLPMLPVSELAQPLLRQLTALGFAQDEYHPLRPHAALMDKVLLRRRGQPLVLAILALELARRLSIPLEGVNFPGHFLLRVPGADHLLDPCGGRRLYPAECRQLLARQFGPQVALSADHMQVASPRQMLQRLSRNLRQLHISNDNDLAALIDAERVMQLGPVLVSDYLARATLYQRLDCPQAERFDLEHALLLTDDPVQRVKLSERLGHLPASNQSIH from the coding sequence ATGAAGCCACGTCAAGCCTGCCTGGCCTGCCTGGAACGCGAGCCGGTCGCCCTGCTGGAAGCCTCGTTATGGATTGCCGCCGAGCACGACCGCAGCGTCGAGCCCGCGGACAGCCTTGCCCGGCTCAATGACCTGCAACGAGAGATCAATGCCAGTCTGCCGATGCTGCCAGTCAGCGAACTGGCGCAACCGCTGCTGCGCCAGCTCACTGCATTAGGCTTTGCCCAGGACGAATACCACCCGCTGCGGCCGCATGCGGCATTAATGGACAAGGTCTTGCTGCGCCGTCGTGGCCAACCGCTGGTGCTGGCGATTCTGGCGCTGGAGCTGGCCAGGCGTTTGTCGATCCCGCTGGAAGGGGTGAACTTTCCCGGTCATTTCCTGCTGCGAGTACCCGGCGCCGACCACTTGCTCGACCCGTGTGGCGGACGCCGTCTGTATCCGGCTGAATGCCGCCAGCTGTTGGCCCGCCAGTTCGGCCCGCAAGTCGCGCTGAGCGCCGACCACATGCAAGTGGCCAGCCCTAGGCAGATGCTGCAACGGCTGTCGCGTAACCTGCGCCAGTTGCACATCAGCAACGACAACGACCTGGCGGCACTGATCGATGCCGAGCGGGTGATGCAGTTGGGGCCGGTGCTGGTCAGCGACTACCTGGCGCGGGCAACGCTGTATCAGCGCCTGGATTGCCCGCAGGCCGAACGCTTCGATCTGGAGCATGCTCTACTGCTGACCGACGACCCCGTGCAGCGGGTGAAACTGAGCGAGCGGCTGGGCCATCTACCCGCCAGCAACCAGTCGATTCACTGA
- the hmgA gene encoding homogentisate 1,2-dioxygenase has translation MTRDTSPAIDYLSGFGNEFASEALPGALPVGQNSPQKAPYGLYAELLSGTAFTMTRSELRRTWLYRIRPSALHPRFERLERQPLAGSLGAVTPNRLRWSPQPIPSEPTDFIEGWLPMVANSATDKPAGVSIYIYRANRSMERVFFNADGELLLVPEQGRLRIATELGVMQVEPLEIAVIPRGMKFRVELLDGQARGYIAENHGAPLRLPDLGPIGSNGLANPRDFLTPVAHYEETSGPVQLVQKFLGEHWACELQHSPLDVVAWHGSNVPYKYDLRRFNTIGTVSFDHPDPSIFTVLTSPTSVHGLANMDFVIFPPRWMVAENTFRPPWFHRNLMNEFMGLIQGAYDAKAEGFLPGGASLHGVMSAHGPDAETCSKAISAELAPQKIDNTMAFMFETSQVLRPSQQALECPQLQADYDSCWATLPSTFNPNRR, from the coding sequence ATGACTCGCGACACGTCCCCCGCAATCGACTACCTGAGCGGCTTCGGCAACGAATTCGCCAGCGAGGCGCTGCCTGGCGCTCTGCCGGTCGGGCAGAACTCGCCGCAAAAAGCGCCCTATGGCCTGTACGCCGAGCTGTTGTCGGGCACCGCGTTCACCATGACCCGTAGCGAGCTGCGCCGCACCTGGCTGTACCGCATTCGTCCCTCGGCGCTGCACCCGCGCTTCGAGCGGCTGGAACGCCAGCCGCTGGCAGGCTCACTTGGAGCGGTTACGCCTAACCGCCTGCGCTGGAGCCCGCAGCCGATTCCCAGCGAGCCGACCGATTTCATCGAGGGCTGGCTGCCGATGGTGGCCAACTCGGCGACCGATAAACCTGCGGGCGTGAGCATCTACATCTACCGCGCCAACCGTTCGATGGAGCGGGTGTTCTTCAACGCCGATGGCGAGCTGCTGCTGGTGCCCGAGCAGGGCCGCCTGCGTATCGCCACTGAATTGGGCGTGATGCAAGTCGAACCGCTGGAAATCGCGGTAATCCCGCGAGGCATGAAGTTTCGCGTCGAACTGCTCGATGGCCAAGCGCGTGGCTATATCGCCGAGAACCACGGCGCACCGCTACGCCTGCCCGACCTCGGCCCGATTGGCAGCAACGGCCTGGCCAACCCGCGTGACTTCCTCACCCCGGTGGCACACTACGAAGAGACCAGCGGCCCGGTGCAGCTGGTGCAGAAGTTCCTCGGCGAACACTGGGCCTGCGAGCTGCAGCACTCGCCGCTGGACGTGGTCGCCTGGCATGGCAGCAACGTGCCGTACAAGTACGACCTGCGCCGTTTCAACACCATTGGCACGGTCAGCTTCGATCACCCAGACCCTTCGATCTTCACGGTATTGACCTCGCCGACCAGCGTTCACGGTCTGGCCAACATGGACTTCGTGATTTTCCCACCGCGCTGGATGGTGGCCGAGAATACCTTCCGTCCACCCTGGTTCCACCGCAACCTGATGAATGAGTTCATGGGCCTGATCCAGGGTGCCTACGATGCCAAGGCCGAAGGCTTCCTGCCCGGCGGCGCTTCGCTGCATGGGGTGATGAGCGCCCACGGCCCGGACGCCGAGACCTGCAGCAAAGCCATCAGCGCCGAGCTTGCCCCGCAGAAAATCGACAACACCATGGCCTTCATGTTCGAGACCAGCCAAGTGCTGCGTCCGAGTCAGCAAGCCCTTGAATGCCCGCAATTGCAGGCCGACTACGATAGTTGCTGGGCCACCTTGCCGAGCACCTTCAACCCGAACCGGAGATAA
- a CDS encoding DUF4238 domain-containing protein, protein MESFKKDNHYVPQAYLRHWMIQGKVLAYRLLVPHEKSAIWKPLSTKSVAVLRHLYTRLSGSEETDEVERWLERDFEGPGLASIDKVVSESQLTREDWNNLFRFAVAQSVRTPAQMQSFIKRHTETLEAFLSETIEWSVGQIEAASAAGVQPEPPPVLDPYSKLPLKIQRLKNEHGEEGIQAEILVGRKFWLWQIEHVLKSTINRLPNHRWTILHAPPGVTWPTSDNPFMRVGIGANGALSLEGGWDVPGTMLFMPLSPKHLLFTCVGSPPPRRGTTSSLAQAAFFRTMILTGAHHYVFATDTRDIEEYRPRTVCPEQFKAVRKHWAEWHETQSREEPNYPDM, encoded by the coding sequence ATGGAAAGCTTTAAAAAGGACAACCACTACGTACCTCAGGCGTACCTGAGGCACTGGATGATCCAGGGCAAAGTCCTCGCCTACCGTCTGCTAGTGCCGCATGAAAAAAGCGCGATTTGGAAGCCGCTTTCAACCAAAAGCGTGGCCGTGCTTCGGCATCTTTATACTCGTCTCTCTGGCTCTGAGGAGACCGACGAAGTCGAGCGCTGGCTTGAACGTGATTTCGAAGGTCCAGGACTCGCATCCATCGATAAGGTAGTTAGCGAGTCGCAGTTGACCCGCGAGGATTGGAACAACCTGTTCCGCTTTGCTGTTGCGCAATCTGTCCGTACTCCTGCCCAGATGCAGAGCTTTATCAAACGGCACACTGAAACGCTTGAGGCATTCCTGTCTGAGACTATAGAGTGGTCAGTGGGCCAAATCGAGGCAGCTTCAGCCGCTGGAGTTCAACCTGAACCCCCTCCGGTTCTAGACCCTTACAGTAAGCTGCCGCTGAAGATTCAACGTTTGAAGAATGAGCATGGCGAAGAAGGCATCCAAGCCGAGATCCTGGTTGGGCGGAAATTCTGGCTCTGGCAGATCGAACACGTGCTCAAGAGCACTATCAATCGATTGCCAAATCATCGTTGGACCATCCTACACGCTCCACCTGGAGTCACCTGGCCAACGTCCGATAATCCGTTCATGAGGGTCGGAATTGGGGCGAATGGAGCACTCAGTCTTGAGGGCGGTTGGGATGTACCAGGCACAATGCTGTTCATGCCACTCAGTCCCAAGCACCTCCTGTTCACGTGTGTTGGCTCACCGCCCCCTCGGCGCGGCACCACGTCGAGTCTCGCTCAGGCAGCATTTTTCAGGACGATGATTTTGACCGGGGCCCATCACTACGTATTTGCGACAGATACGCGAGATATTGAGGAATACAGGCCCCGCACCGTCTGTCCCGAGCAGTTTAAAGCAGTACGTAAGCATTGGGCGGAATGGCATGAGACCCAGTCGAGAGAGGAACCCAATTATCCTGACATGTGA
- a CDS encoding PQQ-binding-like beta-propeller repeat protein: MAERRLGNAQLGGCTGKAPLLCDRKESLDVAQVVTRHADTPTLRRRVTTRGGPITTASGLIVMAATQDNYLRALDTRTGRELWKSRLPVGAETVPMTYVSPSSGRQFVVISAGGNLSTTQKGDYVVAYALPK; the protein is encoded by the coding sequence ATGGCTGAGCGCAGATTGGGAAACGCCCAGCTTGGCGGCTGCACGGGTAAAGCTCCTCTCCTGTGCGATCGCAAGGAAAGCCTGGATGTCGCGCAAGTTGTCACTAGGCATGCAGATACTCCGACATTAAGAAGGCGTGTGACGACCCGGGGCGGCCCCATCACGACAGCTTCAGGTCTGATAGTCATGGCCGCCACTCAGGATAACTACCTGAGAGCGCTGGATACTCGAACCGGTCGAGAACTCTGGAAGAGCCGCTTACCAGTAGGCGCAGAAACCGTCCCGATGACCTACGTTTCGCCATCAAGTGGTCGGCAGTTCGTCGTCATCAGTGCCGGAGGCAACTTATCGACGACTCAAAAAGGCGATTACGTCGTAGCCTACGCCCTTCCCAAATGA
- a CDS encoding TIR domain-containing protein yields MARKTPSVVPPQPKMKLTSQEIDRGLARLSERIAELHAFDLNTVRNGNTPELKTMQVAIKDSLTRCFGEDTSAYRTYAAAADLTYYPMIVSTGQQIDYYTPIQRRVQNSIALLEQAQKSLKEDLADLSASGQIQVTSSPEDRVVHSGRVFVVHGHDEGARESVARFLEKLGLEPIILHEQANRGGTVIEKIERHRDVGFAVVLLTPDDQGCVKGGELEPRARQNVLLELGYFLGCLGRERVCALKRGQVEIPSDFAGVVWTPMNDDGWKQALSRELQDAGYEIDWNKVMRG; encoded by the coding sequence ATGGCACGAAAAACCCCCTCTGTTGTACCTCCACAGCCGAAGATGAAACTGACATCGCAAGAGATCGACCGTGGCCTTGCTCGGCTATCTGAACGAATTGCAGAGCTCCACGCTTTTGACCTCAACACCGTCCGGAATGGAAACACACCTGAGCTTAAGACTATGCAGGTTGCCATAAAGGACAGTCTGACCAGATGCTTCGGGGAAGACACCAGTGCCTATCGGACCTACGCAGCCGCCGCAGACCTCACGTACTATCCGATGATCGTCAGTACCGGACAGCAGATTGACTACTACACCCCAATTCAACGCAGGGTACAAAACTCTATTGCTCTGCTTGAGCAAGCACAGAAAAGTTTGAAGGAGGATTTGGCGGATCTCTCAGCCTCGGGGCAGATCCAGGTCACATCATCCCCTGAAGATAGAGTCGTCCACTCAGGTCGAGTGTTCGTTGTCCATGGCCATGACGAGGGAGCAAGAGAGTCGGTGGCTCGATTCCTTGAAAAGCTTGGTCTAGAGCCAATCATTCTGCATGAGCAGGCAAACCGTGGCGGGACGGTGATCGAGAAGATAGAAAGACACCGAGACGTAGGATTTGCCGTTGTATTGCTCACGCCTGACGACCAAGGCTGTGTAAAGGGTGGGGAATTAGAGCCGCGTGCAAGGCAAAACGTCCTGTTGGAGCTAGGTTATTTCCTCGGCTGCCTGGGTCGGGAAAGAGTCTGCGCACTGAAGCGCGGTCAGGTTGAGATTCCAAGCGACTTTGCAGGCGTAGTGTGGACGCCGATGAACGACGACGGTTGGAAGCAAGCCTTGAGTCGTGAACTCCAAGACGCCGGTTATGAGATTGATTGGAATAAGGTGATGCGCGGCTAG
- a CDS encoding site-specific integrase — protein MDFQDIKKFGNWLDKNIKSKTDGKQVCGYPREIMGNCKRFVIWFVESCAPISSRGLGVNYNFHELIKAHELCWLRCMSGNTNDPIAPNITDEQLCNIEAILHNALSDSGDEDSSAVRNYLIYRLIRAFGLRIGEALALRLSDLKLNGAHPSLEITRIDERGAEYQDPRSPYHPKVKTLSRLLYFDPGDKDLLALLEQYISFHRVKIADVGGKRRASIFLGHDFIFIEHGDKSSARPLSCSAATKIASSISAQVGFKFHWHVLRHATFNRLYEAASNLKDNATEMDHIVYMGGWASSESLRIYARRAIRDSALRKLNRINQMGASG, from the coding sequence GTGGATTTCCAAGATATAAAAAAATTTGGAAACTGGCTTGATAAAAACATTAAGTCAAAGACGGATGGTAAACAAGTTTGCGGTTATCCTCGTGAGATTATGGGTAACTGTAAAAGGTTTGTAATATGGTTTGTTGAAAGCTGCGCGCCAATTAGCTCTAGAGGTTTGGGTGTAAACTATAATTTCCATGAGCTTATTAAGGCGCATGAATTATGCTGGCTTCGGTGCATGTCAGGGAATACCAATGATCCCATCGCTCCTAATATCACGGATGAACAGTTATGTAATATTGAAGCGATTCTGCACAATGCCCTATCAGACAGCGGTGACGAAGACAGTTCTGCTGTTAGAAACTATCTGATCTATCGGTTAATACGAGCATTTGGTTTGCGTATTGGCGAAGCCTTGGCGCTGAGGTTAAGTGATTTAAAATTGAACGGTGCACATCCATCACTAGAAATTACAAGAATAGATGAGCGCGGTGCTGAGTATCAAGATCCGAGGTCGCCATATCACCCAAAAGTTAAAACTTTGTCTAGGTTGCTCTATTTTGATCCTGGTGATAAAGATTTGCTTGCTTTGTTAGAGCAATACATATCTTTCCATAGGGTAAAAATCGCAGATGTTGGGGGTAAGAGGCGGGCTTCAATATTCTTGGGGCACGATTTTATCTTTATTGAACATGGTGATAAAAGCTCGGCGCGACCTCTTTCGTGTTCAGCAGCTACCAAAATCGCTTCGTCTATAAGTGCGCAGGTTGGATTCAAATTTCATTGGCATGTTCTTAGGCATGCCACCTTTAACCGCCTTTACGAAGCCGCCTCTAATTTAAAAGATAACGCCACTGAAATGGATCATATCGTTTATATGGGTGGGTGGGCTAGTTCTGAGTCTCTTCGCATATACGCTCGTCGAGCAATACGTGATAGCGCTCTACGAAAGTTAAATAGAATTAACCAAATGGGGGCTTCTGGATGA